A stretch of DNA from Microlunatus capsulatus:
GCAGGCCCTCGACGCGCGCGATGCCGTCACCGGAGGTGACGACCGTGCCGACCTCCTCCCGGCTGGACGTGTCGGGGGTGTAGCTCTGGACGAAGCGGTCCAGGGCGTCCCGGATCTCCTCCGGACGGATCGTCAGTTCTGCCATCGCTGCTTCCTGCTCTCGTATCTCTGCTGTCGATGTCTGGGTGAAGTGGTGGGCCGTCAGCCGAACAGACGGCGGGCCTGCTCGAGCCGGCCGGCGACCGTGCCCTCGATGACCTCGTCGCCGAGCTCGACGCGGATGCCGCCGAGGACGTCGGTGTCGACGACCTCCTGGAGCAGCACCTCGCGGCCGACCTGACGGCTGAGCGAGGACTGCAGACGCGAGCGCTGGTCGGCGGTGAGCGGACGGGCCACCCGGACCGTGGCCAGCACCCGGTTCTTCTGGGCCGCGGCGAGCTCCACGAACCCCTCGATGGTGTGCGCGAAGGTGCGCTCCCGAGCCGCCACCGCACGCTGCGCCAGCACCGCCGTGGTGTCGCTCGCGCGACCCCGCAGGAGGTCCTGGACCAGGCTGCGCCGGCCCTCGAGGGTGACCGCCCGGTCGCTCAGCGCGTCGCGCACCGCAGGGGTGGACTCGACGAGACGGGCGAACCGGAAGAGCTCGTCCTCGGTCTCGTCCAGGTTACCCGCGCGCTCGGCCACGACCAGCTGGGCGCGGACGCCCTGCCGCTCCAGGGCGTCGGCCAGGGCGCGACCGCCACCCCAGCGCAGGCCCACGGCCTCCTCCACGACGTGCACGCAGACCTTCCCGACCCGCCCGTCGAGGAGGGTGTGCACCAGACGGCGCCGTCCCTCCTCGGGGGTGCTCGGGTCGGTCAGCGCCCGGCGCAGGGTGACCGAGGAGTCGAGGGCGTCGACCACGGCGAAGAGCTCGCCGGGCAGCGCCGCCATCTCGGCCTCGCGCGGGGCCCCGGTGACCGTGGCGGCCAGGTTCGCCAGCAGTCCCTGGTCGCTGCTCGCCGTCCGGGCCTCGGCCTGGTCGAGGACCTCGTCCAGGGCCTGCACGCGAGCCTCGCCGCCGGCACTCATGCGGGGACCGTCGGCTGGTGGTCGTCGGCCTCGAGGTCGGCCAGGAAGCGGTCGACGGTGCGGCGGGCGCGCTCGTCGTCCTCGAGCGACTCGCCGACGATGCGGCCGGCCAGCGTCGTGGCCAGGCCGCCGACCTCGCTCCGGAGCTGCGCCAGGATCTGGCTGCGCTCGGCCTCGAGCTGGGCCTGCGCCGAGACCTTGATGCGGTTCGCCTCGGCCTGGGCCTGCTCGCGCATCTCGGCCAGGATCTGCGAGCCCTGGGTCTTGGCGTCCTCGCGGATGCGGCCGGCCTCGGCACGCGCCTCGGCGAGCTGCTCGTTGTACTGCGTGAGCGCGGCGGCCGCGGCCTCCTGCGCCTTCTCGGCCTTCTCGATCCCGCCCTGGATGGCCTCGTGGCGGGCCGCGAAGGTCGCCTCGAACTGCGGCACCACGTACTTGCTGATCAAGAACGTGAGCAGCAGGACGAAGACGACCGCCGCGATGATCTCCGCGATCGCCGGGAAGAGCGGGTTCTCGGTCGCGAGTGGGATGAGGGTGGTCATCAGGACCTCGTGCTCACTGCCCGCTGAAGACGAACGCCAGCGCGATGCCGATGATGGCGAGCGCCTCGGTCAGGGCGAAGCCGATGAACGCGGTGCTGAGCAGGGCGCCGCGCGCCTCGGGCTGACGGGCCGTGCCGTTGATGACGGCGGCGAAGATCAGGCCGACGCCGATGCCCGGGCCGATCGCGCCGAGGCCGTAGCCGACGATGCCGAGCGAACCGACGATCTCCATGGGGGTCATGAGGGTGTTTCCTTTCGTCTCCCGCAGGGGTGCGGAACTGAGGTGGTCAGTGCTCCTCGGCGGTCGCCGACGAGATGTACTGGGCGGTGAGGACGGTGAAGATGTAGGCCTGCAGGATCTGCACGAAGATCTCCAGCCCGAAGATCGCCATGCTGAAGATCAGCGACGCGACGCCGGCGACCTTGTTGATCACGGGCTCGCTGTGCAGCAGCAGGTACTCCCCGCCCAGCACGAAGACCAGCACCAGCAGGTGGCCGGCGAACATGTTGGCGAAGAGCCGCAGCGACAGCGTCATGGGCCGCACGAGGATGTTGGAGAGGAACTCCAGCGGGATGATCAGCGGGTACATCCACGTCGGCACGCCCGGCGGGATCGTCACGTGCTTGAGGTAGCCGATCGGGCCGAACTTCCGGATGCCGATGCCGTTGTAGAGGATCCAGACCAGGCCGGCCAGGCCGTAGGCCCAGCCGACGTGGGAGGCCGTGGGCAGCAGGGTGAGGGGGAAGATGCCCCACAGGTTGTTGACCAGGACGAACGAGAAGATCGCGATCAGGAACGGCAGGTACTTCTTGAAGTCGTGCCCGATCATGTCCCGGCCCAGCGTGTTCCGCACGAAGGAGTACGCGGCCTCGCCGACGAACTGCCCCTTCGTCGGGACCAGGGCCGTCTTGCGGGCCATCGACAGCCAGAAGGCGAGGATCAGCACGACGCTGACCACAGCCATCAGCATGTACTTGTCGAACCACGGGAGCCCCGGGATCAGCGGGGGCAGGTCGAAGCTCTCGACACCGGGCGGCTCGAAGGTCTCCATCGGCATCAGGCCGGTCCAGCCGCTCACACTCGTCCCCTCGTCTTCGTCGTCGTTCGGTCAGGCCCCGCACCGGCGCCGGTGCCCGGCTCGGCGCTGAAGCGCTTGATCACCACGTAGATCCCCAGCGCGGCGCCCACCACGATCCCGAGCGGCAGCAGGAAACCCGTACCCAGGAAGTGGTCGCCCAACCAGCCCAGGAAGCCGTAGACGCCGATGCCGGCGATCAGGTACGAGAGCACCTGCAGGCCCTGGTTCATGCCCTGGGAGCCGGTCGACCCCGACGGCTGGTCGGGGGGCGGCGGCTGGTTCATGGCCGTGCTCACGCTAGCAGTCCTGGCCCGCTCCATCACTGACCGCCGTCCGCCGTCGCGGGCGGCACGTACTCGGTGTCGAACGCCGTGACCCGCAGCCGGGAGAACACCCAGACCTCGGCCACCAGCCAGCCGACGACCACGCCGACGGTGGTCAGGAAGACCGCCACCGGGACGAGGGCGGGCAGGGCGTCGGCGTTGCGCTGGTAGACCAGCAGGGCCAGCCCCAGCAGCAGCACGCGGGTGGTGTAGCTGAAGAGGGCGACGCTGAGCAGCAGCCGCGCACCGGCGTCGGCGAACAGCACCATGACGTACTGGCCGACGGCGTAGAAGAGGAGCACCAGCAGCGCCGCGACGGCCGCGGAGAGGACCCCGGACCCGCCGTAGCCGATCCCGAACCCGACCACGCAGAGCACCGCGGCGACCACGCCGCCGACGGCTCCGCCGGCCAGCAGCTTGAGGGCCCGCCGGACGTGCACGCTCGGGCCGGTCGCAGCGTCGGCTGCGGCGTCGGCTCTGCTGTCCACGGTCATCGGGGGCGCGTCCTTCTGTGATCGGTCGGGGAGGGCCAGGTCACCTGCCCGGCCGTGCCGAGCGGGACGTGAGTGCGGGTGAAAACTAGCACAGGCGACGCCTGGGACCCGCTTCGAGACGACCCGGGTGAGCCGTCCTCAGGCACCCTTCAGCCGACCCTCAGGGCAGCTCTCCGCGGCGCACCGGGGCGCCCACCTTGACCGGCCGGCCGAGGGTCAGGACCAGCAGCACGACGGCCAGCACGACGCAGACGGCGACGACCGTCCACTGCGCGTCGCCGCGCACCAGGCCCAGCACGATGACCCCGAACGACACCAGGGCCGACCAGACGTACATCAGCAGGACGGCGCGGCGCTGGCTGTGCCCGCGCTGCAGCAGCCGGTGGTGCAGGTGCTGCTTGTCGGCCACGAACCACCACTTCCCCGCGTAGGTCCGGCGGACGAAGGCCAGCACGAGGTCGAGGAAGGGCAGGGCGAGGATGGCCAGCGGCAGCACCAGCGGCAGCACCGTGGGCACCAGCCCCTCCTGCAGCTGGGAGGTGTCGATCTGGCCGGTGAGGCTGATCGTCGACGTGGCCAGCAGCAGGCCGAGCAGCATCGCCCCCGAGTCGCCCATGAACATCCGCGCCGGGAAGAAGTTGTGCGGCAGGAACCCCAGGCAGGCGCCGGCGATGGCCACCGTGATGAGGCTGGACGTCGTCGCCCGCGTCAGGCCCTCGGTGACGGTCAGCAGGTAGGAGTAGGCGAAGAAGGCGAGCGCGCCGATGCCCACCACGCCGGTGGCCAGGCCGTCGAGGCCGTCGACGAAGTTGACCGCGTTGGAGCAGAGCACGATGAAGAAGACGGTGATGGCCACCGAGGCCGAGCTGTTGAGGGCGATGGTCTCCCCCGGCAGCGGGATCCAGAGCATCTTGACGCCCAGGGCCACGGCGATCCCCGCCGCGAGCACCTGACCGGCGAACTTCGTCAGCGCCGGCAGGTCGTAGATGTCGTCCAGCACCCCCACCAGGCAGATGACCAGGGCGGCGACGAGGACGCCGCGCGAGTCCTGCTGGACGGTCGGCTGGGCGCCGAGGAACGGCAGCTGCCAGGCCAGCACGGTGGCCGCCGCGACCCCCGCCAGCATCGCCACCCCGCCGAAGTAGGGCATCTCGATGGTGTGGACGTCGCGGTCGCGGACCTTGGCCAGCGCTCCCGTCCGCAGCGCCAGCCGCCGGCACAGCCCGCTGGTCAGGTAGGTGACGGCGGCCGCGACCAGCAGGACGAGGAGGTACTCGCGCACTCAGCCGCCCGTGGCGGGGCGCTCGTCGGCCGGGGCGTCGGGGTCGAGGGCGTGGGCGCCGGCTCGTCCGTCCGGCTCGGCCGGGACGTCGTCCTCGGCGTGCGGCGCCGGGTCCGGCACGGGCTCCGGGTCGACCGGGTCGGCGACGCCGTCCGGTTCCGGCTCCGTGGTGGGCTCTGAGCCGGCGGCGGCGTCGACGGGCTCCGGCTCCGGCTCGGGCTCCGGCTCGGTGAGGTCCACGAGGTCGGGCAGGGTGGCCCGGAGCACCGCCACGTCGAGCGCGCCGCGGCGCAGGACCTCGCCGTGGTCGTGCTGGGTGAAGTCGACGATGGTGGAGGGGGCCCCGCCGTAGGCGGAGAGCTCGCCGCCGTCGAGGTAGACGCTGACCCGGTCCCCCAGCTGGTCGACGGCGTCGTCGCAGGTGAGGGCGGCGGGCTTGCCGCTGAGGTTGGCGCTGCTCACGGCCATCGGGCCGGTGCGGCGCAGGATCTCCCGCGCCAACTCGTGGTCGGGGACCCGCAGCGCGATGGTGCCCTCGTTCTCGCCGAGGTCCATCCGGAGGCTGGGCTGGATCTTGAGGATGACGGTCAGGGCGCCCGGCCAGTGCGCGGCGACGAGGTCGCGCGCGGTGTCGGGCACGTCGGTCGCCAGCGCGCGGATGAGGCTCGGGTCGCCGATCAGCACCGGCGGCGGCATGTCGCGGCCGCGCATCTTCGCGTCCAGCAGCCGCTGGACGGCGTCGGCGCTGAAGGCGTCGGCCCCGATCCCGTAGACGGTGTCGGTGGGGAGCACGATGCACTCCCCCGCCTCGACGGCGGCCCGGGCGGCCTCGGTCGCCTCGTCCAGGCCGTCGACCCCCCCGGTGCAGTCGAACCGCTGGTAGGTGCCCTCGTCCGCGACCTCGTCGGAGCCGAACTCGTGCTCCTGCCCGTCCTCGGCGGCGAACGCCGCCGCGGCGTCGTCGGACGAGGAGGGCTCAGGGGTCTCCGGATCCCCGGGACGGTCGGCTTCGCTCACCCCGTCAGTCTGCCAGAGACGGACACGCTCCCCGCCCCGATCGCACCGTGCCGGAGGGCTCCGTCGGGGCCTTCGACAGGCTCAGGCCGCGGAGTCCCGACCACCGCCGTC
This window harbors:
- a CDS encoding L-threonylcarbamoyladenylate synthase, yielding MSEADRPGDPETPEPSSSDDAAAAFAAEDGQEHEFGSDEVADEGTYQRFDCTGGVDGLDEATEAARAAVEAGECIVLPTDTVYGIGADAFSADAVQRLLDAKMRGRDMPPPVLIGDPSLIRALATDVPDTARDLVAAHWPGALTVILKIQPSLRMDLGENEGTIALRVPDHELAREILRRTGPMAVSSANLSGKPAALTCDDAVDQLGDRVSVYLDGGELSAYGGAPSTIVDFTQHDHGEVLRRGALDVAVLRATLPDLVDLTEPEPEPEPEPVDAAAGSEPTTEPEPDGVADPVDPEPVPDPAPHAEDDVPAEPDGRAGAHALDPDAPADERPATGG
- a CDS encoding F0F1 ATP synthase subunit B, whose product is MTTLIPLATENPLFPAIAEIIAAVVFVLLLTFLISKYVVPQFEATFAARHEAIQGGIEKAEKAQEAAAAALTQYNEQLAEARAEAGRIREDAKTQGSQILAEMREQAQAEANRIKVSAQAQLEAERSQILAQLRSEVGGLATTLAGRIVGESLEDDERARRTVDRFLADLEADDHQPTVPA
- a CDS encoding F0F1 ATP synthase subunit delta; its protein translation is MSAGGEARVQALDEVLDQAEARTASSDQGLLANLAATVTGAPREAEMAALPGELFAVVDALDSSVTLRRALTDPSTPEEGRRRLVHTLLDGRVGKVCVHVVEEAVGLRWGGGRALADALERQGVRAQLVVAERAGNLDETEDELFRFARLVESTPAVRDALSDRAVTLEGRRSLVQDLLRGRASDTTAVLAQRAVAARERTFAHTIEGFVELAAAQKNRVLATVRVARPLTADQRSRLQSSLSRQVGREVLLQEVVDTDVLGGIRVELGDEVIEGTVAGRLEQARRLFG
- a CDS encoding MraY family glycosyltransferase, translated to MREYLLVLLVAAAVTYLTSGLCRRLALRTGALAKVRDRDVHTIEMPYFGGVAMLAGVAAATVLAWQLPFLGAQPTVQQDSRGVLVAALVICLVGVLDDIYDLPALTKFAGQVLAAGIAVALGVKMLWIPLPGETIALNSSASVAITVFFIVLCSNAVNFVDGLDGLATGVVGIGALAFFAYSYLLTVTEGLTRATTSSLITVAIAGACLGFLPHNFFPARMFMGDSGAMLLGLLLATSTISLTGQIDTSQLQEGLVPTVLPLVLPLAILALPFLDLVLAFVRRTYAGKWWFVADKQHLHHRLLQRGHSQRRAVLLMYVWSALVSFGVIVLGLVRGDAQWTVVAVCVVLAVVLLVLTLGRPVKVGAPVRRGELP
- the atpB gene encoding F0F1 ATP synthase subunit A — protein: MSGWTGLMPMETFEPPGVESFDLPPLIPGLPWFDKYMLMAVVSVVLILAFWLSMARKTALVPTKGQFVGEAAYSFVRNTLGRDMIGHDFKKYLPFLIAIFSFVLVNNLWGIFPLTLLPTASHVGWAYGLAGLVWILYNGIGIRKFGPIGYLKHVTIPPGVPTWMYPLIIPLEFLSNILVRPMTLSLRLFANMFAGHLLVLVFVLGGEYLLLHSEPVINKVAGVASLIFSMAIFGLEIFVQILQAYIFTVLTAQYISSATAEEH
- a CDS encoding AtpZ/AtpI family protein, whose translation is MSTAMNQPPPPDQPSGSTGSQGMNQGLQVLSYLIAGIGVYGFLGWLGDHFLGTGFLLPLGIVVGAALGIYVVIKRFSAEPGTGAGAGPDRTTTKTRGRV
- the atpE gene encoding ATP synthase F0 subunit C, with translation MTPMEIVGSLGIVGYGLGAIGPGIGVGLIFAAVINGTARQPEARGALLSTAFIGFALTEALAIIGIALAFVFSGQ